In a single window of the Octopus sinensis linkage group LG1, ASM634580v1, whole genome shotgun sequence genome:
- the LOC118762153 gene encoding uncharacterized protein LOC118762153, protein MEMIELTTSELWKTKFVELQKTLGRSCLEKSVAIFNCWMSLFERFNSLKKISYAFGSTYTCKQIFSHMKSVLSPQRSCLTIQHLEACIKLKVTNYAPDIEKLIKNVQGQGSH, encoded by the coding sequence ATGGAAATGATTGAATTAACAACTTcagaattgtggaaaacaaaatttGTGGAATTACAAAAAACTCTTGGAAGAAGCTGCTTGGAGAAGTCTGTTGCCATCTTCAATTGCTGGATGTCATTGTTTGAAAGATTtaattctttgaagaaaatcTCATATGCCTTTGGTtcaacatatacatgcaaacaaattttttcacaTATGAAATCTGTTTTGAGTCCACAAAGAAGTTGTCTGACAATTCAACATTTGGAAGCTTGCATAAAACTAAAAGTCACAAATTATGCACCTGATATTGAGAAATTAATCAAAAATGTACAGGGACAAGGTTCTCATTAA